In the genome of Rhodothermales bacterium, the window GCGCGCATCCCAGGGCGGAGAAACCGAGTCCCCTTTAGCATCTTGTCGGCGTAGGAGACACGGAGTTGAGCGAGGGCTTCCTGCAACTCGGCATGGAGGTGGTCCATCTCTTCCTCGTCCAAGCGTGCGTTCTTGAGGCGGAGTTGGATGTCCATAACCCGCTTCCACATCGTGATGCTGGAGCCGGTCGAGGTGCGGAAGCCTTCAGGGATGCGATTCATGCGGCAAGCGTCAGGTACGTGGCTAGGACGGTACGAGAGCAGGATATCAAAAGGGGAGCGCGGCTTTATATAGGGGCGCTCCCCATTTCTTGAGGGGGAGATCCCTGCCATACACACAATACGAAAAACGTCGGCTGCAGGGGTCGGTTAGCCTTGGCGACCCCTCACGCAGTACGCCCTCAACCGTGCACGGCTACTATCCGCGCGCGTTCGTGAAACGCCGCCTTCTGACCGCCTCGGCGAGCGAGGAGTAGGTAGGGGCGGCAGTCGTGTCCCGAACTCGGCCGAACTCCGCGTCGATTCGGCTGACGAGCAGGGTGCGTTGCTCGTCGAGGAAGGGGAGCACTCGCGTGCGTCCGTAGCGGGCGAGGACGTGCGCCCCGTTCACCGAGCGACTCGCGATCCAGTAGACGACCCACCGAACCCATCCGGCGAACCCGGAGGAGAAGTGAACGTGATCGGCGGGATGGGCGCGGCGTCGTTGCATGGTAGGGGGCATTCACCTACCGATCCTACGAGAGAGAGGAGCCTTACGTTGCAAAAGGTTGGAACCGTACGGTTCCACTACAGGCTCGTCCGAGTGCCGTTTTGAGTCACGGGCGATCGTCGTCTCAGCCGTAGCGGGAGTCTCCGACAGCGTACGAAGACGTGAAGACGGGGGGCAGAGCGAGGGCCGTGGGGAACGGCCGTACCGGGCGGACGTTGCGGAGAGACGTACGACGCGCATACTCTCCGGTCGCCCGGTCCGAGCGGACTCGGGCGGCGCCGGGGAAGGGGTGCGAAAGGGGGGACTCGAACCCCCACGGGTGTTACCCCACCAGATCCTAAGTCTGGCGCGTCTGCCAATTCCGCCACTCTCGCAAGCAGTCGCCCAATATAAGCCCCGGTGAACGGCGGTCTCCCGATGTCCTCCCCTCTCACGCAACGACAGAACGTAATGAACCGTTTTTCCATCGTCACGCTGGTGCTCGCCCTCTCCCTCGGCGCCTGTTCCAGCACGGAGATGACGACGGCCCCCCCGCCGTCCGCCCCCCCGCCGACCACGACCTTGCCGCAGGAGCCGGTGACGGTCGCGACCGATCAGACGGCCGCCATGGAGGCGCCGGCGCTCATCGACCCCGACACGGTCCGGGCCAGCCGCTCCGACACGGGGCGGATGTTCACCTTCGACAACCCGCCGCGCACCTATCTCACCGAGACCTACGGCTTCTCGCCCGATGAAGACTGGTTCGAGCACGCCCGGCTCGGCGCGCTCCGCTTTGCGAGCTACTGCTCGGCCTCGTTCGTGTCCCCGAACGGGCTCATCCTCACGAACCACCACTGCGCCCGCCAGAGCGTGACGCAGGTGACGCAGGCCGGCGAGAACCTCGGCGACGACGGGTTCTACGCCGCGACGATGGACGACGAGCGCACGGTCGAAGACCTTTACGTCGAGCAGCTCGTCGAGATCGTGGACGTGACGGCTGAGGTGGACGCGGCGGCAACGACGATGGAGACGGACGCCGAGCGGATCAACGCCCGGCAGGAAGCGATCGCGGCGATCGAAGAGCGCCTCGGGGCCGAGCGCGGCGGCGAGGACGCGGGCCTCCGCGCGCAGGTCATTTCGCTCTATAACGGCGGCCAGTACTCGGCGTACATCTTCCGTCGCTACGACGACATCCAGCTCGTCTTTGCGCCCGAAGACCAGGCCGGCTTCTTCGGCGGCGACCCGGACAACTTCACGTACCCGCGCTACAGCCTCGACTTCGCCCTCTTCCGCGCCCTCGGCGAGGACGGGCAGCCGCTCGACACGGAGGAGTTCTACTTCCCGTGGAGCGAGAACGGCAGCGACACGGGCGACCTCGTCTTCGTCATCGGCAACCCCGGCACGACGACGCGGCTCCAGACCGTGGCCCAGCTCGAATACCGCCGCGACGTGCAGGACCCCGCCATCCTCCGGCTCTACTCCACGCGCGCCGACGTGTACGAGGGCTTCGTCGCTGCGAACCCCGACGCGCCGGAGACGCCTGAGTTGGAGGACACGTACTTCTCCCTCTCGAACGCGCGGAAGTCTTACACCGGCCGCGTCGAGGGCCTCCGCGATCCGTACATCATCGCCCGCCGCGCCGCCGCCGAGCGGAGCTTCCGCGAGGCCGTCGAGAACGACGCGCAGCTCGCCGCCGAGTACGGCGCGCTCTTCGATCAGATCGCGCAGAACCGGCGGGAAGCCGGACAGTTCGGCGAGGAGTTCGGGGCGTTCGTGGGGATGAACCCCGGCTCGCCCGTCGCCTCGAACGTCATCACGCGGTCGGTCTACGCCTACGCCTACGGGCTCACGCAAAACCCGTCGTTCCGCGAGACCGTGCTCGGGATCGACGACGAGCGGCCGGCCGGCGTCGAGCGCGCGCTTCTCGAAGCTCGTCTCGAAGACTTCGTCTACTACTTCGGCGAGGACAGCGACATCGTCCGGCAGATCCTGCAGGGGCGCTCCGTCGAGGCCGCCGCGCAGGACCTCTTGCAGAACTCGGCGTTCGCGACGGAGGCGGGCACCGCCGCCGCGCTCGACGGCGACCTTGCGGCGTCCGGCGACCCGGCGCTCGTGATCGCGGCGGCCATCTGGCCCCGCTTCGCGCAGTACCAGCAGCAGTCCGGCGTGCTCGGTGCCCAGGTGAACGAACTCGCCGCCCAGCTCGCGCGCGCCCGCTTCGACGTCTACGGCACCGAGATCCCGCCGGATGCGACGTTCTCGCTCCGCATCAACGACGGCGTCGTCCGGGGCTACCCCTACAACGGCACCGTCGCGCCGCCGTACACGACGTTCTACGGGATGTACGACCGCTACTACAGCTTCCGTCCCCAGGAGTCGCTTGCTGAGTTCTACGAGCTCCCCGGCGCGTGGATGCCGATCCCGGACGCGCTCGACCTCTCGACGCCGTTCAACTTCGTCACGACGAACGACATCATCGGCGGCAACTCCGGCTCGCCGATGCTCAACCGCAACCTTGAAGTCGTCGGCGTCGCGTTCGACGGCAACATCCAGAGCCTGCCCGGCGACTACATCTACCTCCCGTACCAGAACCGGACGGTGGGCGTGGACTCGCGCGGGATGATGGAGGCGCTGGAGTCGGTCTACGACGCCGACCGGATCGCCAACGAGCTCCGCACGGGCGCCCTCGTGGCGCGGTAGTCGCGGGATCCGATCGAACCCCAGTGACGGTAGGGGCGGCGCTGCACGCGTCGCCCCTACTTTGTTAGGAGCGCCACGAGGGCCGGCGTCACGTCCATCAGGTTGCCCACCTCGGCGAGTGCGGCAGCACCGGGGCCGAGCGCGACGAGCGGGACGGGGTGGCGCGTGTGCGTCTTCGTGCCGAGGTCCTCGAGGTTGCCGTGGTCGCTCGTGACGACGAGGAGGTCGCCCTCGTCGAGCGCGCCGAGCAGGCCGCCGAAGAAGGCGTCGAGGGAGCGGAGCGTGGCGGCGGCGCGGCCGGGACTCTGGCTGTGACCGGCTTTATCGGTGAGGTAGTACTCGAAGAGCGTGAGGTCGGCGGCGTGGCTGAGTCGGGCGAGGCGGCGGCCGGCTGCCTCCTCCGAGATCACGGGCACGTCGATGCCGAGGTGCTCGGGCCACGCGGCGGCGGTGAGGTCGGCGGTGAGCGCATCGCCCGCGCGCAGGTCGGCCTCGCGGCGGAGGGGGACGCCGGCCTCGATGCAGCAGAGCGTGGTGACGGTCCACCGGCCGCGCCCTTCGGCGTAGCGGAAGAACCGGTCGGGGTAGGCGTTCGCGAACGCGCCCGTCCGCCCCGCGTCCCGCAGCCGCACGAACAGGTTGCGCGCCGCGATGACGGGCTTCGACGTGGAGTGCGGATAGGGGCCGAAGTGGCGGCCCGCCCGCGCCGCGCAGTTGACCCCGGTGAGGAGCGTGGCCTGTCCCGTCCCGCTCTGCGGCAAGCCCTCCACCCCGAGCGTCGCATCGATGGGTCGGAAGAGGTGTCCGGACTCGGCAATGGGCACAGCGTCCGCTGTCCACCGCTGTCCGCCCGCGAGTCGCTCGAAATGGGGAAGCGCGAGCGAGGCGAACGGGTTGTGGTCAGTGGTCGGGCCGAGTCCGACGCCGTCGAGGAACACGAAGACGATGCGGGCGGGCAGTGCCTCGGGAAGCGGAGCGTCGGGCACCTACGCGCCTCCCTCGGGCTGCGCCGCCGCGACGACCCAATCGAGGTCGATCGGCCGGCCGAGGGCGTGGACGCGCTCGGGCAGCGGCGCATCCCCCGCGACCCCGAACGTGGGACGGTCGTGCTCGACGGCCCACGCGAGGGCGCGCGCTTCGTGCGTCTCCGGCTCGGGCGTGAAGAAGGCCGAGGCCCGGGCGGCGGCGGCCATCACGAGCGCCCGCTCGGCGTCGTCGTGGGGGAACGGGCCGTGCTCGACGGGGAACGGCGAGAGGAGCAGCCCGCCCGCGGCGACGGCGGCGCTGACATGGGGCCGCATCGGCTTCGGGATGCGGGCCATCCCCGCGTTCGCCACGAGGATGGAGGGCCGGCCCGCGCTCGTGCACAGCTTGTGGACAACGACGTCGAACCCGTGCTCGGCGCCGCCCATCACGACGAGGTCGTGGGCGATGAGCTTGCGGACGAGGTCCTGCGCGATCTCGAACGCGGGGCCGGGGAGGGGCGGCCGGGCGAAGAGCGCGACGGCGGGCCGCGTCAGCAGGTCGGCGTCGCCGTAGGCGTAGAGCGCGGCGGGCCGCTCGGCGAGGTCGAGGGCGTCGAGCCCGGCGGGCCACCGTGCGTCGTGGCTCGTTAGCACGTCGATGCGGCGGCTCGCGAGCGTCGCGATGGCGTCGGCGGCCTCGGCGAGCAGGGGGCGCATAGCCTCGTCGTCGAAGAGCGTATCGACGAGGGCGGCGGCGCGCGGGGCGCCTTTGATGCGGAGGAGGACCTGCTCGCGGGGCGTCGCCCGCAAGGCGTCGTAGGTCGGGAAGTGCGCGAGCAGGCGTTGCGCCGTCACGCGTCCGACGCCGTCGATGCGCAGCAGGGCGAGGGTGAGGGCGGCGGACTCGGACATGGGGCGGGAGGTCGGGTCGGGCAAGATACGGGTGGCGCCGCCCCGTACGCGCTCGGTCCTGCGCGCGCGCGGCACCGTCGCCTCGAGCAGGTGGAGAAGGCGGTGCCGGGGGCTACGGCCTCACGGTGCGTTTGGCCGCGGCGGTAGTTCCGAAACAGAAGTGCGCATTGTTGCGCCCGTTGGGAAGGCAGAAAGGCGCGCTCCGGCGACGTAAAAGGGCCTGCCGTTTACGGCGTGGCGTGGCACCGCATTTGTGCTGTAGGCCGCGCCCCCTGCACCGTTTGCCCTCCCCGATGACCTTTCCCCTCCACGCGCTCCTCGTATCTAGCACGCCCGCAGACCCGGTCCTCGACGCCCTTCGCCGTGCCGGCTACGATCCGCACCCCGAGTTCGTTTCGACGCCGAAGGCGCTAGCCGCCTCGTTGGACCGACGTGCGTGGGACGCCGTCGTGGTGTGCCACGATGAGGTGGGGATCTCTGCGTGGGAGGTGCTCGCAGGGGTGCAGCACCGCGCTTCGTGCCCCCCCGTCGTTGTCGTCGGGGACGCGCTCGGCGAGGCCGAGGCCGTCGCGCTCATCGGGGAAGGCGTGCGGGACGTCATCCGGACGGCCGATCTCGGCCGGCTCGGGGTCGTCGTCGCCAAGGCGTTGCGGAGCCATCGGGAGCAGCTCGCGCCTCGGGCCGAACCGGAGGCGGAGTCCGCGTTCCATGCCCTCGCCGCGCATATGCCCATCGGGCTCTACCGCTCGACGGCCGACGGCCGGATCCTCTACGCGAACCACGCCCTCGCCCAGATCCTCGGCTGCGACGCCGTCGAGGACCTCCTCGGCGAGCAGGTCATCACCACCATCAAGTACCCCCGCGAAGCGTTCGTGCGGGAGATCGAGGTCGCCGGGGAGGTGCGCGACTTCGTCATGCACTGGGAGCGCACCGACGGCGAGTTCGTCGTCACGCGCGAGAATACGCGGAGCGTGCGGGACGCCTCGGGGACGCTGCTCTACTACGAGGGCACGATGGAGGACATCACCGAGGAGCGCCGCGCCTTCCACGTCGAGCAGCGCCGGGCCCGGCAGCTCGAAGCCATCGTCCGGTTCAGCGCGGCCGTCGACGCCGCGCAAGGCAGCAACGCCCTCGACGCTGCCATCCTCCGCGTCGTGGAAGAGGCCTTGCAGGCTGACGCCGTCGTCTTTCTCCGGCACAGCGCCGAGGGCTTCGACGTGCAGACGTGGTCCGAGCGGATCGCCGAGGAGGTGCAGGCGTGCCGCGAGCAGGAGGTCTGGAAGGCGTACCCCGTCCGCACCAAACCCCTCCTCATCCGAGACGAGCGACGGCTCGAGAGCCCCCTCCTCGTCGGGCCGATGCGCGACGCCATGCGGCAGGCTGGGATGCGGGCGCTGGGGAGCTTCCCCCTCATCCACCGGGGGCAGCCGGTCGGGGCGCTCGTCGCCTTCTTCGAGGAACCGCATACCTTTTCGGATGGCGACCTCCGCATGGCGGAAACGCTCGCATGGAACGTCGCCGGGGCCGTCACGCGGTGGCAGGCCGAGGGCGAGCTGCGCAACAGCGAAGCGTCGCTGCGTACGATCGCGGCGGCGACGGGCCACGTCCTCTACCGGCTCCGTTTCGGCGCCACGGCCTGCGACCACATCAGCGCGTCCGTCAAAACGCTCACGGGGTACTCCGCCCGCGACCTGAGCGAGATGGGCGGGTTCGACACCCTCATCGAGAGCCGGGAGGTGATCGAAGGGAGCGCGCTGAACGGGGGGGACGGTGCCTCGGATTCGCACTACCTCGCCCTGTATCGACTCCGTACGGCCGACGATCAACTGCGATGGGTCGAAGACAGCGCGTCCCCGTGGATCGACGAGTCCGGCAAAGTCGTGGGGCGCGTCGGGGTGCTGCAGGACGTGACGGAGCGGCGCGAGCGGGAGGAGGCCGCCCATCTGCAGAGCCGGCGCAGCCTCGCGCAGCAGAAGGCGCTCAACGAGCTCTCCACCCTCGACGCCGACGCGCCCTCCGTGCTTCGGCGCACGACAGAGGTGGCCGCGAAGGTGATGGGTACCGGCCGCGTTGCCCTCTGGCTCCTCGACGAGGACAGCGTCGAGATGCGCTGTCACGACCTCTACGAACTCGAAGAAGGCCGCCACCGCGCCGACGTCGCCTTCCGCGCGGATGCCGTGGCGGACGCCGTCGAGATGCTCAGCCATCAGCGTGTCCTCGCCACGGCCGATGTGATGAACAAGCCGCTGAGCGAGCGCGTCGGCCTCGACGTCTACCACGCCCGGAACGGCGTGCGGGCCGTGCTCACCGCGCCCATCCGTCGGGGCGGGCGCGTCGTCGGGTTCGTCGCCTTCGAGCACCTCGCCGCGCCGCGCACATGGACCCTCGACGAGCAGGACTTCGCCGGGGCCGTCGGCGATCTCCTCGCCCTTACGCTGGAGCGGGAGCAGCGCGCCCACGCCGAGGCAGCCCTCCGCGAGAGCGAACTGCGGTACCGCGCCATCTCCGAACTCGCGGCCGACTACGCGCACGCGCTGACAGTGGAGCCCGACGGGAGCCACCGCCTCGCGTGGGTGACCGATGCCTTCGAGCGGATCAGCGGGTACACGATCGACGAAGTCGAAGACCTCGACGGGCTGCAGCGGATCGTCCACGAGGACGACCGGCCGGCGCTGGCCGCCGAGATCGAGCTCCTGCGCCAGGGCCGCACGATCGACCTCGAGATGCGGATCCGCACCAAGTCCGGCGAAGAGCGGTGGATCTGGCACCGCAGCCGGCCCGTCCGGGACGAGCGGGGGCGCATGAGTTACATCTATTCGACCGGGCAGGACATCACCGAGCGCAAGCGGTTCGAGACGGCGCTCGTGGCCGCGCGCGAGGAGGCGGAAGAGATGGCGCGGCAGAAGAGCGAGTTCCTCGCCAGCATGAGCCACGAGATCCGCACGCCCCTCACGGGCCTCCTCGGCTTTGCCGGCGTCCTCGCCGAGGAACTTGACGGCGAGCAGCGCGAGTTCGCCCGGCTCATCGAGCAGAGCGGGCGGCGGCTGCTGGGCACGGTGAACTCCGTGCTCGACCTCGCCAAGTTGGAGTCCGAGGGGATCGAGTTGGTCCCCGAACCCCTCGACATCGTGGATGAGGCGCGGCAGGTCGTCCTCTTGCTCTCGCCCCTCGCCGACGGGAAAGGCATCGCGCTCCGACTTCGCACCGACGAGCGGGAGCTGATCGCGCCGCTCGACGCCGTGTGCCTCCACCGCATCCTCAACAACCTCGTCGGCAACGCCATTAAGTTCACGGAGTCCGGGCACGTCACGATCGAGGTGGCGACCGAGGGCGACCGCGTCCGCCTCGACGTCGTCGACTCCGGCGTCGGCATCGACGAGGACTTCCTGCCGCATCTCTTCGACGAGTTCCGGCAGGAGGACCAGGGGAACAGCCACGGTCACGGCGGCAGCGGGCTCGGCCTCGCCATCACGAAGAAGCTCGTCGGGATCATGGGGGGGACGGTCAACGTCGAGAGCGTGAAGGGCGAGGGGAGCCGGTTCACGCTGACGTTCCCCAGCATCATCGAGCCGGAGCGGGTGCAGGAGGCGATCGGCCGCGCCTTCGCGCGAAACGAGGACGCGATGAAACACGCCGCGCGTGCGATTGCGGAGCCCGAGGCCGGCGACTTCGACCTGACCACGCTCGTCTTCACCCACCCCTCGGAGGCGGATCCGGGGTCGGAGACCGCGCCGGTGGGGACGACGACCGCAGGGCCCTCCTGGGAGCCAGTGGAGACGGTAGCGAAGGCGCCATCCGCTACGGATGGTTTCATGATGGAAGACGACTTCATGCTGACGGACTTGCTGCCGAGCAGTGCCACGGAGCGGAGCGGCTCGGACGGCGATGCAGTAGAGGGCTTCCTCTCGCTCAGCGAGGTGTCGCTCCGCGTCACCGGAGAGACGAAGGGGGAGCGCTTAGGCTCCTTCATCTTGGACGACGTGGTGCCGGTGAAGCCCGTCGCCCCGCCAGCCGAGGGACGGCCGCGTGTGCTCCTCATCGAGGACGATCCGCAGACGCGCACCGCCCTGGAGCGCGTGCTCCAAAGCAGGTTCGCCGTTGACGTCGCGACCGAAGCGCGGACCGCGCTCGACCGAATGGCGAAGGGGACGTACGATGCGTTCGTGCTCGACGTCAACCTCGGCGGCAGCCGGCGTGGAGTCAACGTGCTCCGCGTGGCGCGCACGCTGCCGGGCTACGCGGGCACCGTAGCCGTAGCGCTCCTGCCGAACGGGGTGGGCGACGTGCCCTTCCTCGATGCAGGGTTCGACCACTGCGTCAGCCGGCCGTTTACGAAAGAGCGGCTGGAGAAGCTGCTCGCGGTGCTGGATCGAGCCGGGAAGGGGGCGGCGTAACGGGCAGCCTGACCCCGTTCACGGTGCTGCCGTAGATTCGGATTTCCCGAACGCACGTCTCCGCTCCCCGTGTCCACGTCCCCCGGCCCCACGTCCCCGTCCGTCGCGCCGCTCGCGCTGATGATGAGTGGCGGCGGCGCCCGCGCGGCGTATCAGGTGGGCGTGCTCCGCGCGCTCGCGCGGCGCTGGCCCGATTTCCAGCCGCAGATCATCACCGGCGTATCGGCCGGCGCCATCAACGCCGCCTCGCTCGCCGGCTACGCCGGCCCCTTCGTCGACGCGCTCGACGACCTCGGCCGGCTGTGGGGCGGGCTGACGACGGAGCAGGTGTTCCGGACCGACAGTTCGAGCCTGCTCCAGATCGGCTACCGCTGGGCCAAGCGGCTGCTCTCCGGCGGCGAGGCGGGCCGCCGCGCGCGTGGGTTCGTCGACACGGCCCCACTACGGGACCTCCTCTCTCGCCACCTCGACCCCAAGGGCGACGGGATCGAAGGCGTCGAGGCGAACATCGGGGCCGGCCGGCTCCACGCCTTCGGCATCACGGCGACGAACTACGCCACGGGCCGGTCGGTGACGTGGGTGCAGGGGAAGGACGTTCAATCGTGGGACTTCCCGAAGCGTCACAGCGTCCACGCCCGCGTCGGCGTGGAGCACGTCATGGCGTCGGCGGCGCTCCCCCTCATCTTCCCGGCCGTCCCCGTCGGCGCCGACTGGTACGGCGACGGCGGCATCCGGCTGACGGCGCCGCTCTCGCCCGCGCTCCACCTCGGCGCCCGCCGCATCCTCGCCGTCTCGACGCGCTACGCACGGACGGCCGTCGAAGCGGAGGACCGCGCCGTGACGGGCTACCCGCCGCCCGCGCAGATCCTCGGCGTCCTCATGAACGCCATCTTCCTCGACCTCCTCGACCAGGACGCGACGACGCTGCGCCGGATCAGCCGCCTCTCCGGGTCGCTCGCGCCGGATCAGCGCGACGGGCTCCGCCCGGTTCGCCTCCTCGTGATCCGACCGTCGCAGGACCTCGGCCGGCTCGCGGGCGACTACGAGCCGGAGCTGCCGCCCGCGTTCCGCTTCCTCATGCGGGGGCTGGGGACGCGGCAGACGCGGAGCCCGGACTGGCTCTCGATGCTCCTCTTCGAGCCGGACTACATCCGGCACCTCATGGAGATCGGAGAGCACGACGCGGAGGCGCGGATCGACGAGATCGGGGCCCTCCTCAGCGCGACCGAGCTTCAGTCCGACGAGGACTAGCCCCGCCGCTACGCCTCGTCACCGCCTTCGAGCGCGCGGCCACGGGAGGGGTCGACGCTGCCCGCGATCGCGCACTCCGCCATGAACGGGTAGAGCGCCGAGAGATCGAGGAGCTGCCACGGGCGACCGTCGACGCAGACGGGCAGGCCGTGCGCCTCGGCGTATTCGACGACGCGGTGGCTGAGCCGGGGGAAGTCCGGGAAGAGGTGGGGGATGCGGAACACCCGACCCGGTCGCCCCTCCGCCGGTGCTTGCGCGATCACTAGGCCTGCCGCGTCGAGCTCGACGCGCTCTACCTCCGTCCACGGCAGCACCGACTTCCGCCGCGCGTAGTCGTAGCCGACGACGCGGTGGACCGAGAGCTTGACGCACCACACGACGCTCCGCAGCCGGAGGAACGCGCGCGAGGCCCACGCGAGAATGCCCGCCACCACGAGTCCGACGAGGCCGAGCGCCACGAACGGGAAGGGGACGTAGAGCAGGATCAGCGGGATCGCCCCGGCGATGGCTCCGAGCACGACGACGAGCACGCCGACCAGCCGGGCTACACGTCGCCGCGTATCGAACTGGACCTGCTCGTTATCGAATACCTCGTACCAGTCGGACATCACGCTGCGGGAAAGAGGGGAGAAATGGAAGCGCTACCAAGATAGGATGAACGACGCCCGCGAAGGTTTCGCGACGCCCCGTTTGTGGATAAGTAGTCCAATTACAAGCGGCGCGGCTCTCGCTCGCCAAACGCCTCGCGGAGCACGGTGATCGCTGCGTCGACGTCCTCGTCCGACACGTCGCGGTGGAGCGTGGCGCGGACGGTGTGCGGGCCGAAGGCGACGAGGCGCACGCCGCGCGCTTCGAGCCGGGCCAGCACGTCCTCGGCCGGCGGCCCCGTCTCGGCGATGACGATGTTCGTCTCGACCGTCGCCGGGTCGATCGTGAACGTAGGGAGCGCCGCGAAGGCATCGGCGAGACGGCGGGCGCGGGCGTGGTCGTCGGCGAGCCCGGCGCGGTGGTGGTCGAGGGCGTAGAGGCCCGCCGCGGCGAGGAGGCCGATCTGCCGCATCCCGCCGCCGAACAGCTTCCGGTAGCGCCGCGCCAGCCGGATCGTCTCCTCCGACCCTGCGAGCACGGACCCGACCGGCGCGCCGAGCCCTTTCGAAAGACACACCGTCACGGTGTCGAACGGCGCTGCGATCTCCGCCTCGCTGTGGCCCGACGCGACGGCGGCGTTCCACAACCGCGCCCCGTCGAGGTGAAGCGCGAGGCTGTGGGCCCGCGCTGCCTCGGCGACATCGTGGATGAGGTCGAGCGGATAGACCACGCCACCGGCTTTGTTGACCGTGTTCTCCAGGCACACGAGCCGCGTGCGCGGCTCCCAGTCGTAGCGGCCCCGCGCGACGGCGGCGACGGCCTCGCCGGAGAGCAGCCCGTGCGGCTCCTCAATCGGCCGGAGTTGAACGCCGGAGAGCAGCCCCGGCGCGCCCGACTCGTAGTGGAAGATGTGGCTCCGCTCGGCGACTACCACCTCGTCGCCGGGCCGGGTGTGGACCTTGATGGCGAGCTGGTTGCCCATCACCCCGGTCGGCACGAACACGGCGGCCTCTTTGCCGAGCAGCTCCGCCACACGGGCTTCGAGCCGCCGCGCCGTCGGGTCCTCGCCGAACACGTCGTCGCCGACCTCCGCCTCAGCTATGGCGCGGCGCATGGCCGGCGTCGGCTTCGTGACCGTGTCGCTGCGGAGGTCGATCATAGGAGTCGGGGGTCGAGCGTCAGGAGTCGAGGCGCCGGACCCTCGACCCCCGACTCACCATCCCATCTGCTGCATCCGGGAGCGGATCGTTCCGGCGTAGCTGCCCATGTTCTGCGGGCGGCGCGTGCGCGGCGCGGGGATGACGGCGGCGAGCCGGGCGGCCTGATCGCGCGAGAGGTCGGCGGCCGAGGTGTCGTAGTGGTAGCGGGCGGCGGCCTCGATCCCGAACACGCCCGGCCCCCACTCGATCACGTTGAGGT includes:
- a CDS encoding S46 family peptidase, producing MNRFSIVTLVLALSLGACSSTEMTTAPPPSAPPPTTTLPQEPVTVATDQTAAMEAPALIDPDTVRASRSDTGRMFTFDNPPRTYLTETYGFSPDEDWFEHARLGALRFASYCSASFVSPNGLILTNHHCARQSVTQVTQAGENLGDDGFYAATMDDERTVEDLYVEQLVEIVDVTAEVDAAATTMETDAERINARQEAIAAIEERLGAERGGEDAGLRAQVISLYNGGQYSAYIFRRYDDIQLVFAPEDQAGFFGGDPDNFTYPRYSLDFALFRALGEDGQPLDTEEFYFPWSENGSDTGDLVFVIGNPGTTTRLQTVAQLEYRRDVQDPAILRLYSTRADVYEGFVAANPDAPETPELEDTYFSLSNARKSYTGRVEGLRDPYIIARRAAAERSFREAVENDAQLAAEYGALFDQIAQNRREAGQFGEEFGAFVGMNPGSPVASNVITRSVYAYAYGLTQNPSFRETVLGIDDERPAGVERALLEARLEDFVYYFGEDSDIVRQILQGRSVEAAAQDLLQNSAFATEAGTAAALDGDLAASGDPALVIAAAIWPRFAQYQQQSGVLGAQVNELAAQLARARFDVYGTEIPPDATFSLRINDGVVRGYPYNGTVAPPYTTFYGMYDRYYSFRPQESLAEFYELPGAWMPIPDALDLSTPFNFVTTNDIIGGNSGSPMLNRNLEVVGVAFDGNIQSLPGDYIYLPYQNRTVGVDSRGMMEALESVYDADRIANELRTGALVAR
- a CDS encoding alkaline phosphatase family protein; translation: MPDAPLPEALPARIVFVFLDGVGLGPTTDHNPFASLALPHFERLAGGQRWTADAVPIAESGHLFRPIDATLGVEGLPQSGTGQATLLTGVNCAARAGRHFGPYPHSTSKPVIAARNLFVRLRDAGRTGAFANAYPDRFFRYAEGRGRWTVTTLCCIEAGVPLRREADLRAGDALTADLTAAAWPEHLGIDVPVISEEAAGRRLARLSHAADLTLFEYYLTDKAGHSQSPGRAAATLRSLDAFFGGLLGALDEGDLLVVTSDHGNLEDLGTKTHTRHPVPLVALGPGAAALAEVGNLMDVTPALVALLTK
- a CDS encoding DNA-processing protein DprA gives rise to the protein MSESAALTLALLRIDGVGRVTAQRLLAHFPTYDALRATPREQVLLRIKGAPRAAALVDTLFDDEAMRPLLAEAADAIATLASRRIDVLTSHDARWPAGLDALDLAERPAALYAYGDADLLTRPAVALFARPPLPGPAFEIAQDLVRKLIAHDLVVMGGAEHGFDVVVHKLCTSAGRPSILVANAGMARIPKPMRPHVSAAVAAGGLLLSPFPVEHGPFPHDDAERALVMAAAARASAFFTPEPETHEARALAWAVEHDRPTFGVAGDAPLPERVHALGRPIDLDWVVAAAQPEGGA
- a CDS encoding PAS domain S-box protein yields the protein MTFPLHALLVSSTPADPVLDALRRAGYDPHPEFVSTPKALAASLDRRAWDAVVVCHDEVGISAWEVLAGVQHRASCPPVVVVGDALGEAEAVALIGEGVRDVIRTADLGRLGVVVAKALRSHREQLAPRAEPEAESAFHALAAHMPIGLYRSTADGRILYANHALAQILGCDAVEDLLGEQVITTIKYPREAFVREIEVAGEVRDFVMHWERTDGEFVVTRENTRSVRDASGTLLYYEGTMEDITEERRAFHVEQRRARQLEAIVRFSAAVDAAQGSNALDAAILRVVEEALQADAVVFLRHSAEGFDVQTWSERIAEEVQACREQEVWKAYPVRTKPLLIRDERRLESPLLVGPMRDAMRQAGMRALGSFPLIHRGQPVGALVAFFEEPHTFSDGDLRMAETLAWNVAGAVTRWQAEGELRNSEASLRTIAAATGHVLYRLRFGATACDHISASVKTLTGYSARDLSEMGGFDTLIESREVIEGSALNGGDGASDSHYLALYRLRTADDQLRWVEDSASPWIDESGKVVGRVGVLQDVTERREREEAAHLQSRRSLAQQKALNELSTLDADAPSVLRRTTEVAAKVMGTGRVALWLLDEDSVEMRCHDLYELEEGRHRADVAFRADAVADAVEMLSHQRVLATADVMNKPLSERVGLDVYHARNGVRAVLTAPIRRGGRVVGFVAFEHLAAPRTWTLDEQDFAGAVGDLLALTLEREQRAHAEAALRESELRYRAISELAADYAHALTVEPDGSHRLAWVTDAFERISGYTIDEVEDLDGLQRIVHEDDRPALAAEIELLRQGRTIDLEMRIRTKSGEERWIWHRSRPVRDERGRMSYIYSTGQDITERKRFETALVAAREEAEEMARQKSEFLASMSHEIRTPLTGLLGFAGVLAEELDGEQREFARLIEQSGRRLLGTVNSVLDLAKLESEGIELVPEPLDIVDEARQVVLLLSPLADGKGIALRLRTDERELIAPLDAVCLHRILNNLVGNAIKFTESGHVTIEVATEGDRVRLDVVDSGVGIDEDFLPHLFDEFRQEDQGNSHGHGGSGLGLAITKKLVGIMGGTVNVESVKGEGSRFTLTFPSIIEPERVQEAIGRAFARNEDAMKHAARAIAEPEAGDFDLTTLVFTHPSEADPGSETAPVGTTTAGPSWEPVETVAKAPSATDGFMMEDDFMLTDLLPSSATERSGSDGDAVEGFLSLSEVSLRVTGETKGERLGSFILDDVVPVKPVAPPAEGRPRVLLIEDDPQTRTALERVLQSRFAVDVATEARTALDRMAKGTYDAFVLDVNLGGSRRGVNVLRVARTLPGYAGTVAVALLPNGVGDVPFLDAGFDHCVSRPFTKERLEKLLAVLDRAGKGAA